Proteins encoded in a region of the Streptomyces sp. NBC_01471 genome:
- a CDS encoding MAB_1171c family putative transporter: MALLLLGLSAAAVWKLIQLKRSPHDAPLRSVALCLLCAAVSNLLAMPGGEAGVESVAGSGTARLIQNLLLLLTVYFLMCFYLYSADGQAGRRRARIEAIVVAVVGVTITVCAETVPARELAGTFTSGDMTVPQVALFFNGAGLYLMYALGMAAYWTRRYARMSRRPHSTGLWMAAAGLILMALECAIRAVIVTVRWAGATVPEPIIIAVAFMLMASILVFVAGITYSGARARVASLQLWLRHRRDHRRLYPLWALLSQAYPQHVLPPASQAALDRWRARSVHRRYHRRIVECRDGLVDISPYLINEEDDATAVLDLDSVQLAARIRRASALVGQGTPAPRTVVPLAMAAGGDHRSDVRQLIAVSDALRAERGLQ; the protein is encoded by the coding sequence ATGGCCCTGCTACTCCTTGGACTCTCGGCTGCGGCTGTCTGGAAGCTCATCCAGTTGAAGCGATCCCCACATGACGCCCCCCTGCGTTCCGTCGCCTTGTGTCTCCTCTGCGCAGCGGTGTCCAACCTCTTGGCGATGCCAGGGGGCGAGGCCGGCGTTGAGTCAGTCGCCGGAAGCGGGACCGCGAGGCTCATTCAGAATCTTCTTCTGCTCCTCACGGTCTACTTCCTGATGTGCTTCTACCTGTATTCGGCCGACGGGCAGGCAGGACGCCGCAGGGCCAGGATCGAAGCCATCGTCGTGGCGGTGGTCGGCGTCACGATCACCGTTTGCGCGGAAACGGTCCCGGCGCGGGAACTCGCAGGAACCTTCACGTCGGGGGACATGACGGTTCCGCAGGTCGCCCTCTTCTTCAACGGGGCTGGCCTCTACCTCATGTACGCCCTGGGAATGGCCGCGTACTGGACCCGCCGCTATGCCCGTATGTCGCGGCGCCCACACTCGACAGGTCTGTGGATGGCCGCCGCGGGCCTGATCTTGATGGCCCTGGAGTGCGCGATACGCGCCGTCATTGTCACCGTCCGATGGGCGGGCGCAACGGTCCCGGAGCCGATCATCATCGCGGTGGCGTTCATGCTGATGGCCTCGATCTTGGTCTTCGTCGCGGGTATCACCTACTCAGGCGCGCGTGCCAGGGTCGCTTCGCTACAGCTCTGGCTCCGGCATCGGCGGGACCACCGTCGCCTCTACCCGCTGTGGGCATTGTTGTCGCAGGCGTATCCGCAGCATGTCCTGCCACCGGCCTCTCAGGCAGCTTTGGACCGGTGGCGGGCCCGGAGCGTGCACAGGCGGTATCACCGCAGGATCGTGGAGTGCCGCGACGGCCTGGTAGATATCAGTCCTTACCTGATCAACGAGGAAGATGACGCTACCGCTGTTCTCGACCTCGATTCCGTCCAGCTGGCGGCTCGGATCCGCCGGGCCTCCGCACTGGTGGGGCAAGGCACTCCCGCTCCCCGCACGGTTGTACCTCTCGCTATGGCGGCCGGGGGCGATCACCGGTCGGATGTGAGACAACTGATCGCGGTGTCAGACGCGTTGCGTGCGGAGCGTGGCCTTCAATGA
- a CDS encoding DNA-binding protein, with protein MRSVRRAADIPQADVASGVAAADSTVAGWELGSSVPDQEKLPALARVLKQDLDKLFPRRGLPDLTDLRCDAGLYRYEVAKVIGTKSDGPVAGAEQGVRPLKEKYIRPLAGAYGVTEDELKQAQARSLAKVQGEETMAEPADNGATGEPPQTLSQKITLILERSYPEGTAPRDGEIADAVNAYAGAQVATAEDIERIRTGKEEDPAPVVLQGLAETFGVSALYFEPNDAVARQVYEGLRLMSAARTGQVRRVRGRGSGPEGLSPDVLALLNDLAIELEEADPDTGE; from the coding sequence ATGCGCTCTGTGCGGCGAGCTGCCGACATCCCGCAGGCCGACGTGGCTTCAGGCGTCGCCGCCGCGGATTCGACAGTGGCAGGTTGGGAACTCGGCTCCTCGGTGCCGGACCAGGAAAAGCTGCCAGCCCTCGCGCGGGTCCTCAAGCAGGACCTGGACAAACTCTTCCCTCGACGGGGCCTGCCCGATCTCACCGATCTACGCTGCGATGCTGGCCTCTACCGATACGAGGTCGCGAAGGTCATCGGAACCAAGAGCGATGGCCCAGTCGCCGGTGCGGAACAAGGGGTACGCCCGCTCAAGGAGAAGTACATCCGTCCTCTGGCCGGCGCCTACGGCGTCACCGAAGACGAGCTGAAGCAGGCGCAGGCGCGCTCTCTCGCGAAGGTCCAGGGCGAAGAGACCATGGCGGAGCCTGCCGACAACGGGGCCACCGGAGAACCGCCTCAAACGCTCTCCCAGAAGATCACTCTGATCCTGGAGCGGTCGTACCCCGAGGGGACCGCACCAAGGGACGGGGAGATCGCGGACGCAGTGAATGCCTACGCGGGGGCACAGGTCGCCACTGCGGAGGACATCGAGCGCATTCGGACCGGCAAGGAGGAAGATCCCGCCCCGGTTGTCCTGCAAGGACTTGCTGAGACCTTCGGCGTCTCCGCTCTGTACTTCGAGCCGAACGATGCCGTGGCGCGCCAGGTCTATGAGGGGCTTCGCCTCATGTCGGCTGCGAGGACGGGGCAGGTGCGCCGGGTCAGAGGTCGGGGCAGTGGCCCAGAAGGGCTGTCGCCCGATGTCTTGGCGCTGTTGAACGACCTGGCTATTGAACTCGAAGAAGCTGATCCCGACACCGGGGAATAG
- a CDS encoding WhiB family transcriptional regulator, whose product MSTGITSLTEAAYQGDWAPLIAESRKAPGKHWAEEARCTNQDINIFVPLCDGPHEDPEIVKQKLGASLNRPRNLCASCPLAVAARCLVESLRDDDKWGIRAGLLASERSALRTAWQKRVSEEVVQAALHGSTAALGKDERDAVIARFAADPSLDPDAVARGLGVTHEYVLKLARRHRQKYRPTSASQPSTHSADTA is encoded by the coding sequence ATGAGCACTGGTATAACCAGCCTCACCGAGGCTGCCTATCAAGGGGATTGGGCTCCTCTCATCGCGGAGTCGAGGAAAGCCCCAGGGAAGCACTGGGCAGAAGAGGCCAGGTGCACCAACCAAGACATAAACATCTTCGTACCACTTTGCGATGGTCCGCACGAAGATCCTGAGATCGTGAAACAAAAGCTGGGCGCCTCCCTAAACCGGCCAAGGAATCTCTGTGCATCATGTCCGCTGGCCGTGGCGGCCCGGTGCCTGGTCGAATCGCTCAGGGACGACGACAAGTGGGGGATACGGGCTGGCCTCCTCGCCTCGGAGCGGTCCGCGTTGCGTACCGCCTGGCAAAAGCGTGTGAGCGAAGAGGTCGTCCAAGCGGCCTTGCATGGCTCTACAGCGGCGCTCGGCAAGGACGAGCGCGACGCGGTGATCGCTCGATTCGCGGCAGACCCATCGCTGGATCCTGACGCCGTGGCGCGGGGGCTCGGTGTTACACACGAATACGTCTTGAAGCTCGCTAGGCGACACCGGCAGAAGTATCGGCCGACGTCGGCTTCCCAGCCGTCTACTCACAGTGCTGACACTGCCTGA
- a CDS encoding ATP-binding protein produces the protein MPENQDAESAGENPGDQEWHRRARAEYALNRWKTATPPRFRDAEATIPEVAAWADHALSDNASAGALLLTGLTGTGKTHQGYGALRRIAAGGPDRFELIAVNSADMYGSLRPSQVMGAGERELRRLSEVQYLLLDDLGTAKASEWTEEVTYRLINYRYNHCLPTIITSNLPARNENGPDLSGFVGARVASRLAEMVTGLVPMVGADRRRSGRAA, from the coding sequence ATGCCCGAAAACCAAGACGCCGAGTCGGCGGGCGAGAATCCCGGTGACCAGGAGTGGCACCGCCGCGCACGGGCCGAGTACGCCCTAAACCGCTGGAAGACGGCCACCCCGCCGAGGTTCCGTGACGCCGAGGCAACGATTCCGGAGGTGGCGGCTTGGGCCGACCACGCCCTGTCGGACAACGCGTCCGCTGGGGCCCTACTCCTCACCGGCCTTACGGGGACGGGAAAGACCCATCAGGGATACGGGGCGCTGCGGAGGATCGCGGCCGGCGGTCCGGACCGATTCGAGTTGATCGCCGTGAACTCGGCGGACATGTACGGAAGCCTGCGGCCTTCGCAAGTCATGGGTGCTGGGGAGCGTGAGTTGCGACGGCTCAGTGAGGTGCAGTACCTGCTGCTCGATGATCTCGGTACGGCGAAGGCGTCGGAGTGGACCGAGGAGGTGACGTATCGGCTGATCAATTACAGGTACAACCACTGCCTGCCGACGATCATCACGTCCAATCTTCCCGCCCGCAATGAGAACGGGCCGGATCTGAGCGGCTTCGTAGGCGCTCGGGTGGCCAGTCGGCTTGCCGAGATGGTGACCGGCCTCGTGCCGATGGTCGGTGCTGACCGGCGGCGCAGCGGGAGGGCGGCCTGA
- a CDS encoding amidohydrolase family protein: protein MLISGRVLVGSGTYLEGGAVLVTGDSITAVGPRAQIIEQAGADTPHVEFSGAILPGLIDAHVHLVFDGGAEPVSVLQASTDETLLRDMRDRAKQLLFSGVTTARDLGDRDGLVLRLASEIAGGRTPGPHIVSAGTPLTTVGGHTHFLGGEVSGEAEIRELVRRNVSAGAGVIKAMVTGGGLTKDGPKSYESQFSPAELAAIVDEAHKAGVPVAAHAHGADGIAASVEAGVDTIEHCTWMTSTGLDLRQDVLMRIIEQGITVCPAVSPHWRMLPRFFSEERAAAMFGLVQQMAEAGVHLIAGTDAGVQRAGFDGLVPALSFYSHLGPPNSTIIDMATTQAAAALGLAGTTGRIAPGYRADILLVEGDPLNDLGALGAIRAVYAAGVRHEPGAVNGEQ, encoded by the coding sequence ATGCTGATCAGCGGGCGAGTACTTGTCGGATCCGGCACATACCTGGAGGGCGGCGCGGTCCTCGTTACGGGCGACTCGATCACCGCCGTTGGACCCCGGGCGCAGATCATCGAGCAGGCCGGCGCTGACACACCCCACGTCGAATTCTCGGGAGCCATCCTGCCGGGGCTGATCGACGCGCACGTGCACCTGGTCTTCGACGGCGGGGCCGAGCCTGTCTCCGTGCTTCAGGCGTCCACCGACGAGACCTTGCTCCGCGACATGCGCGACCGTGCCAAGCAGCTGCTGTTCAGCGGCGTCACCACGGCCCGGGATCTAGGTGACCGCGATGGCCTGGTGCTTCGCCTGGCCTCGGAGATCGCGGGAGGGCGTACTCCGGGACCGCATATCGTGTCCGCGGGTACTCCCCTGACCACCGTGGGAGGCCATACCCACTTCCTCGGTGGCGAGGTCTCCGGGGAAGCCGAAATTCGCGAATTGGTCCGGCGTAACGTCTCGGCAGGCGCTGGAGTGATCAAGGCCATGGTTACCGGTGGTGGACTGACGAAGGACGGCCCGAAGAGCTACGAGAGTCAGTTCTCTCCCGCCGAACTCGCGGCGATCGTGGACGAGGCTCACAAGGCGGGCGTGCCGGTAGCCGCCCACGCGCACGGCGCCGACGGCATCGCCGCATCCGTCGAAGCAGGCGTCGATACGATCGAGCACTGCACGTGGATGACCAGCACCGGCCTGGACCTTCGGCAGGACGTACTCATGCGGATCATCGAGCAAGGAATCACGGTCTGCCCGGCAGTAAGCCCTCACTGGCGGATGCTTCCCCGCTTCTTCAGTGAGGAACGAGCTGCGGCGATGTTCGGTCTCGTTCAGCAGATGGCCGAGGCTGGCGTTCATCTCATCGCCGGCACCGACGCGGGAGTCCAGCGCGCTGGCTTCGACGGCCTGGTTCCGGCCTTGTCGTTCTACTCCCACCTGGGCCCGCCGAACAGCACCATCATCGACATGGCAACGACCCAAGCGGCAGCTGCACTTGGTCTCGCGGGTACGACGGGCCGGATCGCTCCCGGCTACCGGGCCGACATCCTCTTGGTCGAGGGCGATCCGCTCAACGACCTCGGGGCACTGGGCGCTATCAGGGCGGTCTACGCCGCGGGTGTGCGCCACGAGCCGGGCGCTGTGAACGGTGAGCAGTAG
- the cas3 gene encoding CRISPR-associated helicase Cas3' has protein sequence MAHLLDTAAIAELMWDGFLARSTRSALDEMAGGSGQGRLLFAWLCGVHDCGKATPAHQRLWPEGAEAVRRSGLAWAEMAAVAGAKQQKRWRHDWAGGLLARDLLADAGWSAEQVDWVWPLVAGHHGAFPSLRDVQEPRSAKGQLRGRGAWRRVQQALLEVFTREVGFGALGEVEPVAVPSRALQLQLSGLVVMADWIASDERFFVGMDDLQQVSLDASRGRAALAWKALELQGGWGALALPGPEAFLDRFGYVPRPSQAMVVEAARRISGPGLVVVEAPMGEGKTEAAQAAAEVLAARFGADGVFVGMPTQATSDPMFTRTRRWVKAIEEQLASRVVLLHGKRAFNREWKSLLEGAGAYADEAFCGVDEFGLDGDPYGLETGVRDAPERLAPAEWFLGAKRGLLAPFVVGTVDQLLYAATRTRHVMLRMAGLAGKVVILDEVHACDVYMSQFLREALRWLGQAAVPVLVLSATLAPAQRQALVEAYLAGAASREEFRVEVPAPPGYPSVTTASLPALGEAQVHVDSTDSWREDLGVVVRVVPEAVPGARSSRAERQRLQGAADAKVGGLLADELADGGTALVIRNSVARAQSLYEELRERFGDDEVRLLHARFTVARRADLTEESLRLLGPQTPRPRSGRLILVATQLAEQSFDVDADMLITDLAPVDLLMQRVGRLHRHEDTWRPDRLRVPRVFVTGFDPREGRVPAFGFASEMIYGRHLLLRTAAVLPGAGELWSVPGDVPGLVEKVYGSDTSLLPEPWQEAGEVASREQEGRDRARAEEARQFLLTPHGEHERRTLAGLHYGGSTAGSDESSLQAAVRDGDESVEVILVVRDEAGGAFRTLAGRALSVNGDVAPDVLDEVLGSMVRLPSKFTQSALELRPLPAWHGHPWLRQSRALVLDASRRAQLGDFTVSYDDEFGLRQV, from the coding sequence ATGGCGCATCTCTTGGATACTGCGGCGATTGCGGAGCTGATGTGGGATGGCTTCCTTGCCCGTTCGACACGGTCGGCGTTGGATGAGATGGCGGGTGGGTCGGGACAGGGGCGGCTGCTGTTCGCCTGGTTGTGCGGGGTCCACGACTGCGGGAAGGCGACGCCGGCGCATCAGCGTTTATGGCCGGAGGGTGCGGAGGCCGTACGCCGGTCGGGGCTGGCGTGGGCGGAGATGGCTGCTGTGGCGGGAGCGAAGCAGCAGAAGCGCTGGCGTCACGACTGGGCCGGTGGGCTGTTGGCGCGTGACTTGCTGGCCGATGCCGGGTGGAGTGCGGAGCAGGTGGACTGGGTGTGGCCGCTGGTGGCGGGGCATCATGGTGCGTTTCCTTCGTTGCGCGATGTGCAGGAACCTCGTTCGGCAAAGGGGCAGTTGAGGGGCAGGGGAGCATGGCGCCGGGTTCAGCAAGCCTTGCTTGAGGTCTTCACGCGGGAGGTTGGTTTCGGGGCGCTCGGTGAGGTGGAGCCGGTGGCTGTTCCATCCAGGGCGCTCCAGCTGCAGCTCAGTGGCTTGGTGGTCATGGCGGACTGGATCGCGAGCGACGAGCGTTTCTTCGTGGGTATGGACGATCTGCAGCAGGTGAGCCTGGATGCTTCCCGTGGGCGGGCGGCACTGGCGTGGAAGGCTCTGGAGCTGCAGGGCGGCTGGGGGGCTCTGGCCCTGCCTGGGCCAGAGGCGTTTCTGGACCGGTTTGGGTATGTGCCGAGGCCTTCGCAAGCAATGGTGGTCGAGGCAGCTCGCCGGATAAGTGGTCCAGGGCTTGTGGTGGTCGAAGCGCCGATGGGTGAGGGCAAGACTGAAGCTGCTCAGGCTGCGGCGGAAGTACTTGCGGCCAGGTTCGGTGCGGACGGTGTGTTCGTTGGGATGCCGACCCAGGCGACCAGCGATCCCATGTTCACCCGGACACGTCGGTGGGTGAAGGCGATCGAAGAGCAGCTCGCGTCTCGGGTGGTGCTGCTGCACGGCAAGAGAGCGTTCAACCGGGAGTGGAAGAGCCTGCTGGAGGGCGCGGGCGCCTATGCGGACGAGGCATTCTGCGGGGTGGATGAGTTCGGGTTGGATGGCGACCCGTACGGCCTTGAGACCGGTGTGCGCGATGCGCCGGAGCGGCTGGCGCCTGCTGAGTGGTTTCTGGGGGCGAAGCGCGGGCTGCTGGCACCGTTCGTGGTCGGCACGGTCGACCAGCTTCTGTATGCGGCTACCCGTACGCGGCACGTGATGCTGCGGATGGCAGGCTTGGCTGGCAAAGTCGTGATCCTTGACGAAGTACATGCGTGTGACGTGTACATGAGTCAGTTTCTGCGTGAGGCGCTGCGGTGGCTGGGCCAGGCCGCCGTGCCGGTGCTTGTCCTGTCGGCGACGCTTGCCCCCGCACAGCGGCAGGCATTGGTCGAGGCGTATTTGGCCGGTGCGGCGTCCCGTGAGGAGTTCCGGGTCGAGGTTCCGGCACCGCCGGGCTATCCGAGTGTCACGACGGCATCATTGCCGGCCTTGGGGGAGGCACAGGTTCACGTTGATTCGACGGACAGTTGGCGCGAGGATCTCGGAGTGGTGGTGCGCGTAGTGCCCGAGGCGGTGCCAGGTGCCCGGTCCTCGCGTGCGGAGCGGCAGCGGTTGCAGGGTGCGGCGGACGCGAAAGTGGGGGGCCTGTTGGCGGATGAACTGGCCGATGGGGGGACCGCGCTCGTCATCCGCAACTCCGTTGCGAGGGCCCAGAGTCTCTACGAGGAACTGCGCGAGCGTTTCGGCGATGACGAAGTACGGCTTCTGCATGCTCGGTTCACGGTTGCCCGGCGTGCCGATCTGACAGAGGAGAGCCTGCGTCTGCTGGGTCCGCAGACACCGCGGCCCCGGAGCGGCCGGTTGATTCTGGTGGCCACACAGCTGGCTGAGCAGTCCTTCGATGTCGATGCCGACATGCTGATCACGGATCTGGCCCCTGTCGATCTCCTGATGCAGCGTGTAGGACGACTGCACCGGCATGAGGACACGTGGCGCCCTGACAGACTGCGCGTGCCACGGGTGTTCGTTACCGGGTTCGATCCGCGTGAGGGCCGTGTGCCGGCTTTCGGGTTTGCCAGCGAGATGATTTACGGACGCCATCTGCTCCTGCGGACCGCTGCCGTCCTCCCCGGAGCGGGAGAGCTGTGGTCGGTTCCGGGAGACGTACCTGGACTGGTGGAGAAGGTGTACGGGTCGGATACGTCGCTGCTGCCCGAGCCATGGCAAGAAGCCGGTGAGGTTGCCAGCCGGGAGCAGGAGGGCCGGGACCGAGCCCGTGCCGAAGAGGCGCGGCAGTTTCTGCTGACTCCGCACGGTGAACACGAGAGGCGCACCCTGGCGGGCCTCCACTACGGGGGATCCACTGCGGGCAGCGACGAGAGTTCGCTGCAGGCAGCGGTTCGCGACGGTGACGAATCCGTCGAGGTCATCCTGGTGGTCCGGGATGAAGCCGGTGGGGCATTCCGGACCTTGGCGGGGCGAGCGCTGAGCGTCAATGGTGATGTGGCGCCGGATGTGCTGGATGAGGTGTTGGGCTCGATGGTGAGACTGCCGTCGAAGTTCACTCAATCGGCTTTGGAACTGCGGCCGTTGCCCGCCTGGCACGGGCATCCGTGGTTGCGCCAGAGCCGTGCTCTGGTGCTGGACGCTTCACGCAGGGCCCAACTGGGCGACTTCACGGTGTCGTACGACGACGAATTCGGTCTCCGGCAGGTGTAG
- a CDS encoding helix-turn-helix domain-containing protein: MSAVTPASPTAPGLTELQGLAAVMSALARVSDIDALLSTRPSEPRDTRLHVGYDEAAERLNIPEKWLRERISKLPHRKFGKFVQFAEEDLRAISDMHFVNPGVANDKDHESAVMPLQPSKRARKRF, encoded by the coding sequence ATGTCTGCCGTGACGCCAGCGAGCCCGACCGCCCCCGGCCTCACAGAACTGCAGGGACTCGCCGCCGTGATGAGCGCGCTCGCGCGGGTCAGTGACATCGATGCGCTGCTGAGCACCCGCCCGTCAGAACCGCGCGATACACGTCTACACGTCGGGTACGACGAAGCGGCCGAGCGTCTCAACATTCCGGAAAAATGGCTGCGTGAGCGAATCTCTAAGCTCCCTCACCGGAAATTCGGAAAGTTCGTGCAATTCGCAGAGGAAGATCTTCGTGCGATTTCCGACATGCACTTTGTGAATCCTGGTGTGGCGAACGACAAGGACCACGAGTCGGCAGTCATGCCACTCCAGCCCTCCAAACGCGCGCGCAAGCGTTTCTGA
- a CDS encoding DUF4326 domain-containing protein, translated as MCICGTPRSRYTNLFRAGDRGPTPLGTPMDAAEAVDLFVATLRGPVGSCYSDQFARALCGFDLMCTCPLDVPCHADVLLHLANESGEDTPTCTQYFLKGPR; from the coding sequence CTGTGTATATGTGGGACCCCCCGCAGCCGGTACACGAATCTGTTCAGGGCAGGAGACCGCGGTCCGACCCCGCTCGGCACACCGATGGACGCGGCAGAGGCAGTAGACCTTTTCGTCGCCACGCTTCGGGGCCCGGTGGGCAGCTGCTACTCCGACCAGTTCGCCCGCGCGCTATGCGGCTTCGACCTGATGTGCACATGCCCTCTCGACGTGCCGTGCCACGCCGACGTTCTTCTTCACCTCGCCAACGAGTCGGGCGAAGACACCCCGACCTGCACCCAATACTTCCTGAAAGGCCCCCGATGA